The sequence AGTCTGCGTAAAATACAATATTTCTTAATAATTTTTACATAGTAAGTATCTTATTTATAGACAAATTTATTCCCTTTAAATCTGATTTTGTACTAAGCATCCAAGTACTATAAATACCACTTCATATGTATAATTTAATGAATCATTTATTGGACTAAAAAAAATCCGGGTATAAGGTCGTTAACAAGTTTAGTCTTTATTGTATGTATCATATAACCTCACGATCTTAATCCTACCTGATAAGTCTTATATTATCTATCTGGTTTGAACGCAAAACACATAATTCTAATTTGTTATTAGTTAACTTTGCAAAACTTAATTGTAGATAAGCACTAATAATTTTCCATTGCTATTTAATCATAACCATTATTTTCACTATATAGTTGTAAATGAgattttaatttaagttatgcTCAATATAATACTAATTTAAATCCTAACAGTTTAAGTTCGTCATACTAATTTTCCATTTTAAAAGATGATTGAATCTATTTACGAAGAAGGATCCTATCAATATAcgagtttattttcttttaattctaatattactAAATATCTGAATATTATTACTATGAGTACTCCATGTCTATTTGTTTCATTTAAATATAACCTAAAGATAATTACGGTACAATATTTCCAAAAAAAGTTGAGGGTTTTTATTTTGTACGTTATACCCTTACTTTCTTAAGCCTAATacctaataagtattatattaattATCTAGTTTAGATCATATATCTTtaatttgtaattagtttaatttacaaaacttaaccGTACACAAGCGttattaatttttcataattatttaattaatataaattattatattattagataaagagtaattaatcaaaattattatttttatcgttatatGTTCTTATTGAAAttattaattaaattaaattttattaaagttattattacttttattatcatctataattactattataatatttttgttaTTAACATTGATGGTCGAACTatgattctaactactcttagaaatattattgaatcccaaaaatattattaatatttatGTAATTATAGTTTGTTTACTCTTTATGGATCAAGGTGTTCGGTAAATTTCCGTGTGATTCTTTACGTGctcatactttttagattaattgttctcaaatccttattagctaaagttattggtgtaccctatgatttttacttcattacatatacaaacaaccaaacaacaaatcaatcaatcaaataattattttaattattaacagcttttagtgattaagatttatctcacaaacccaacccagttctaaactaatctagttcacttaTTGGCACTGGCTAATTCcatcttttcccatataagacCTACTAGTGAGCTATGATACCAAGTctatagcgcccccaaagctagcagctgactaattccaacaaattaactaaataaagaggcactacgaatctaaatcaaatacttaagcattcaattaagaaatatgctataaaaacttaacccaaaactagcccgctcagaaatatatatacaagaacttctctcaaatgatacatatacgaTAGTCGTTTGGTTTACAAAgataatatgcaacataataaacatagcagaagttaaacaACTAACGAACTCGACCCTTGAAGCTTTCACTCTGAAACTTCGATctttctctgaaactgaaagtgggaatgggtgagcacatcatctctATAAAGGATGCCCcaataggaataacatttaactttcatgcaatcattggaaatgatttgaaGACAATTCTTGATTTCCCTAAACACTAAACACAACCAatttcacagaagtaaacaatcatgtatatggaactaactccttccaaacagtatataatatggtgactcgtcccgcacctagatagctatatggtgactcgtcctgcACTTATAAAGCATAGCTCGAAAGTGAGTAGTAtcaatgaaggagcagtatcctatataccacatatggaaattctcatttccaaacaatcaaatggaaattcttatttaccaaacaattcataaagacaaacaaagcattgtAATTCCTTTCGaatcaatggaaagattaaaagaaataacagaactttcgtaattcaaagttaaacaatgcatggaaagcacaaccagacaatgcatgaatttgttaaacataaacttttgtaaaggaaaacaacaataatcacaatagatttaaatataaattcccacatattttcatgacaagccacgcctacatcgagatccgcgatccactggttcatcatttgaatcgatcgttgttaatacagacgAACTGTTAATcaaacaagaactctaagaatctagccaaaaaggctcatacaagaatcatacaagtctatctaatggttctatgcccatttatgactttacacttCTTTAAATCTCCACTTTTAACATATATAAGGTTtgctaattcaattagattggtaTTACAGTTcgttagctaagtcttatgaagatCTACAACTCtgtagaagaagtcaaagtctaGTTCGGACCATAACTGGTCCAATCCGTCAAATAAGAAGGCTAACTCTAAGCCAAAGttcactaaacaagcccattaaccTAAGACCCAATCCATTCAGGttaactaacggtcactaacggtcaaagGGTTCAATTAACAGTCGACGTCCAATCAAGATCAAGTccagggaaatcaaatcggtcaAGGTCCACTGAATCTAATAGGGAATCAGTGAGTCAACTTAGGATTGACTCAGTCGGATATACTAAGTCAGAATATCTAATTTAAAGAAAAGGTTAAGTCAGTTAAGCTGACTGGAATTCATCTTAGGCTGCTGCACCTGCCAAAAGACTTTGCTACGTCACTAAGGTGTAGTGACCGCACTTAACAAAAACCAAAACTCTACTACAACTTCATTACACATCAAAACTCTAAATCCAGTTCAACTTTAATCATTTCAATAGCAATTCATTTATTCATTTAAAATAAAGTTCAAACTTCATTTACAATACAAACTAAGATTACatgcaattgcagctttaagcttCCAATAGAAACTCAACTCAGCATACTCATTTAACCCCCATTCTAACAATTCAATCACACAACATCTCACTCGCTGAGATCAAATTCATAACACCTATCATTTTCATATCCTCTGAGCATCACGGTTATACTAACATCCACATAACCCAACTCAAAAAACAAACATCAATCCTTTGTACAGTTCACTACAAACCAATACTCCTTGTATACATCATTACCACCATCCATTTCAGCACAAGTCTAAGCTACAACTATAATATCAACACGGATAATCCATTCCTCCTAACTCTTTTCTTTCACCATCATTCTAATTCCAACACCTGCCATCTCACATTAACAGACAACCACCATTCTTAACATCTCATTTTGAACAACACATAACCAAATAATCAACACCTTCAATTCCAAACACTTCCACTGCAAACCGCCAACATCAACACTACCAAACTGGATACTTCATTCATCACAATAAACTATCATAAATTTATCATTATTCCTTAATTCAAAACTAATGAAATTGTAATTTCATGTCCACCATGACTAGCATCACTGCACACCAATACCCAACTGTTAACTCCAACCTAAATCATAATACATCTGCAACTTCATCACTAACCTGCAAACTCATACCCAACTTAACCACTAGATAATCAATTTCATTTCCACTAAGGCTCAGACACCAATCCCCTTCTTCTGTTAGACTCATACTCCACTTGCAACTTTCCAAATTCTCACAACTGAAGTTAGGCAGTGATCTGTCCCAACCCATCTCAAACATACACATCTATACCAAACTTAGTTCAAATACAAACTTATAAACTCATCAATTAAAACTTGAATCCATTCTTAACTAAATTTACTGATAAGAAATTACCTCTATTTTGGTTTCACAACCTTCTTTGCTTTGAATCGAATCCATCTAGCAAAACTTCCACCATTCCACAAGTTCTATTCCAGCAACCCTGAACAATCTTTATCCTCAGTTCTCaactaaaccctaattcaaattttgggaagaacatatgaaacccatctctaatcttcTCCCTAAgatatcaatttcatcttctaattcatctagaaaccctaaattcatcaacTCGAATTAAGATAACTTGTATTATTCTTGATGGAAAAGGTAAACCTTACAGAGTTATTACAGTTCCTTACATAGGCAATTATTCAGACATAAAACATAAAGTATGCAATAACAGACAGGTAAATACTGACTATCATTGACCTGTCACACATACTATTCACACAAGTACATTATCTAATACACCCCCTTCAAGGTGATACTAAGTAACATAGTATCACATTGACATAAAATAACATATAATGtactgaaaaagaaaataaaagaaaaactattCTTCTAATGTTGCAATCTGAATAGAAGAAGCAGCAATAGTTGTAGCAGTGGAAGAAGTAAGTGACAAGCCTAACAACCGTTGTAAGAGTCTTGTAAAAGTTGGAGAACATAAGCCTTTTGTAAACAACTCTGCAACCTGATCTTCTGATGCAATATGTTGCAGTTGAAGAAAACCTTCCTCCACCAGTTCTCTAACTGTATGATACTGTATCTCTATGTGCTTTGTCCTAGCATGAAACACAGGGTTAGTAGCTAGTGACAGAGCACTTGTATTATCACATAAAAGTAATGTTGGATTATCCAATTGAATATGTAAATCAGCTAAAAGATAAGACAACCACTGTAATTCAGCTGAAGCAACATATAAAAATTTATATCCAGCTACTGCAGAGGACATAGAAACAGTTGGTTGTTTCTTAGAAGACCATGAAACAAGATTTGAACCAATATACACTGCATATCCAGAGGTTGATCTCCTAGTATTTGGACAACCATCCCAATCTGAATCTGTAAAAGATTTCAACTTATGCAAATTACCTTTTGTAAGAGTAATACCCATTCCAATTGACCCTTTCAAATATCTTAAAATTCTTTTTACAAGTTGTAAATTCATATCTGTAGGTGAATGCATAAATTGAGAGACATAATTAACACCAAAGCATATGTCAGGTCTTGCCACTGTTAAATACTGTAAAGCACCCACTATTGTCCTGCATTCAACTGGATTATCTATTTTAACACCATCATTCACAGATAATCTAGCTCCCTTAGCAACTGGTGTATCACATGGCTTAGACTCTAGCATACCATCTTTTTCTAACAATTCTAAAGTGTACTTCTGCTGAGTTAATGTAATGGAATTGTCATCTCTTACTGCCTCCAAACCAAAAAAGTAACCTAAGTCACCCAattctttcatagcaaactcCTTTTTCAGACACACAATCAGATTATTTATCATTGTAGGAGAGTTCCCAGTAAGCaagatatcatccacatataaaagTAAAACAATCATACCCTTAGCAGAATAATACACAAACATTGAATGATCTGAGATGCACTTTTTAAAACCACAAAACATAAGAAAAGTGCTAAACCTATgaaaccaagctcttggtgcttttTCAATCCATAGAAGATTTTCTTAAGTTTACaaacataatttgaaggaaaattTGGATTGACAAAACCctgaggttgttccatataaacatTTTCATCCAAAAAACCATGAAGAAAAGCGTTACTCAAATCCAATTGTCTAACTTGCCAATTTTATGTAAGAGACATACACAAAACAACTCTAACTGTGGTGCTTTTAACTACAGGACTAAAAGTTTCATTGTAATCTATTCCATCTTGCTGATTATACCCTTTTGCAACTAGTCTTGACTTCAACCTATCTATAGTACCATCTGCCTTTTGTTTAACCTTATAAACCCATTTACATCCTAAAATATTCATATGTGGTTCAGGTGGAACATAATCCCAAGTATCATTATCCCTCAAAGCAGTATAATCTT comes from Papaver somniferum cultivar HN1 chromosome 7, ASM357369v1, whole genome shotgun sequence and encodes:
- the LOC113295295 gene encoding uncharacterized protein LOC113295295; translation: MKEDYTALRDNDTWDYVPPEPHMNILGCKWVYKVKQKADGTIDRLKSRLVAKGYNQQDGIDYNETFSPVVKSTTVRVVLYHSMFVYYSAKGMIVLLLYVDDILLTGNSPTMINNLIVCLKKEFAMKELGDLGYFFGLEAVRDDNSITLTQQKYTLELLEKDGMLESKPCDTPVAKGARLSVNDGVKIDNPVECRTIVGALQYLTVARPDICFGVNYVSQFMHSPTDMNLQLVKRILRYLKGSIGMGITLTKGNLHKLKSFTDSDWDGCPNTRRSTSGYAVYIGSNLVSWSSKKQPTVSMSSAVAGYKFLYVASAELQWLSYLLADLHIQLDNPTLLLCDNTSALSLATNPVFHARTKHIEIQYHTVRELVEEGFLQLQHIASEDQVAELFTKGLCSPTFTRLLQRLLGLSLTSSTATTIAASSIQIATLEE